The stretch of DNA CTACGGCACGGGCTTGCCTAATTAGGAAATGCAATGTACAGTTACTTCTTATTTTCTATagatatgattttttatattatataatcgtTGGAATATTATTGttcaattattttatgatgGTAAAATGGATAATAAATCATTACATTTACTTCCTTTATTACTTTCTTGTTGAGTCTTTTTGATTAACGGGTGCTCTGtggtgtaggtaagggcaaggaaaAGTTAGAACAGCCATGAGGCGATGGTCTTCTCTGGCGAATGTTCATATTGACTCTACCGGCTTGTGTGCCgtgttgccaggagttgttttgggctttatgttctaatttattatttgaGTTAAAGAATTATCCAATAAAATCAATTATGTGATTTGTGTTTGTGTAATGAATTTACCATCAATATAGTATTCAAAATatgttttttgaaaaatatgacaatttataatgtcattttttgtgggattatgttgaaaataaaaagaatattagagagaataatatataagagGCTATATTTTATAACTCAATTTGTGTGTTTTTTTACATGGTACAAAATTGTGGTATTacatttctatttatagaaatctGTGGACTATTCTAGAAACATTATTAAATGAATAGGTTCTACACTTTTCTACCTAATTTCTACTACGAACACAAGTAAAGGAGAATTCTAGAAATTTTAAGAGTACTCAAACAAACTAGTAAACACAAGAATATTCAAGAAAGTTTCGTAAATGTAGAAATACTCTAGAAACTCTAGCAACAACAagaaaattctaaaaattaacTATAATAAATCAAGTTTAAGATTCCAACACCTCCCTTAAACTTGATTTACTCCAAGAATGCTTCATAATTTGATGAATATTTCTCTCTTGAGTGAACTCATAAAAGTGTTTGCGGCTTAATTTTGAGATTTGAAATATTCCactcttctttctttttcccAATGCATTCTCGAATGTAATGATAGTGGGTGTCGATGTGCTTTGCTTGTTTTGTGAAAGACTGGATTATTTGCTAGTGCAAGTGCTGATTTGCTATCAACATAGTCAGCTTGACATGTTTATAGGATTGTTTCTTTGACATCCAAGTAAAGCTTGTATTTGTCATGAAGAACACAAATCCGGTGGTGCTCTTTTTATCATCCAAGTATCCACTCCCATCGCTATCACTATATCCAACAATCTCATAATTGTTAAAGGATGAATAAAATAGCCCATAAATGGTCGTACCTTTGATGTACCGAAGTATTCTCTTTCTATTCTTCAAATGAATTACTGTTGGAGCTTTCATATAGCGACTAACGATTCCAAGATCATAGAGAATATCTGTTCTTGTACAAGTTAGGTAACGCAGACATCCAACAAGGCTTTTGAAGAAAGTTGGATCCactttttctccttcatcatGCTTTGACAATTTCACTCCACATTCTATTTGTCTGCTAACTGGATTAGAATAATCCATCTTAAACTTCTTAAGTACTTCATTAGCATAACTTTCTTGAGTGGTGAAAATTCATTTGTCTTCTTGCAACACTTCAATGCCAAGGTAATATGACATGAGCCTAATATCTATAATCTCAAATTCTTTTGCCATATGTTTCTTGAACTCTTCAAACATACTCGAGCTACTACCAGTGAAGATCAAGTCATCCTCATACAAGCATACAatcaaaatttcttaattttgtaTAGAGTGCATGCTCATAGGGACACTTGGTAAAATCCTTGTCTAGAAATTCCTTGTTAATTTGAGTATTCTAAGCTCTCGACACTTGCTTTAGGCCATATAAAGCCTTCTTAACTTCAGAACTTTTCTTTCGTGCCCTTTTATTTCGTAGCCCAATGATTGCTAGATGTAGACTTTTTTCTCGAGGAAACAATTTAGGAAGCCAGACTTTACATCCAGTTGGTGGATCTTCCATCTATTTTGGGctgctaaaaaaattattaatctaaTAGTTTCAAGACAAGCAACTAAAGCAAATATCTCATCATAATCGATGCCTTCTCTTTGACTATAGCCTTTTCCAATCTTCATATCTCTCCACATATCATTTAGCATTCTTTTTTCTTGTACACCCACTTTACTCCAATTGACTTGTATCCTTGTGGACATGTGTTGTTTTTtgtaattgaattaattatttcatccATTGCATCTCTCCATTTCTTGCTTCCCACTGCTTCTTAGTAGTATAGAGGTTCATAATCACCAAATAGACACATAAGAGAAATGCCATTTTGATTTTTAGTTACCTCATAAAGTTCTTGCGAGCTTCTAAAGCATGGCGTCTTTCCATTAGAGATTTCACTTTAATCTTCTTGTAAGTTTCTAGTTGGCGAGACCAGTGGAGTAGTAGGCTCTTGAAGTTCTTCTTCCATCATTGGTTTCTCTGTACATCTTCCTCTTCAAATTAGGCTAGAAAATCATACTCGCCTTCTTCTGTGTTCTTATTCCAAGAATCTTCTTTACCAAACTCTATGTCGCGACTGATGATAGTCTTGTCGGTAATTGGGTTGTATAACTTATAGCCTTTGGATCTTGAATCATACTAGATGAAGGTGTACTTTTCACTTTTGTCGTCAAGCTCGGTTCTCTTATGATCAGGAACATGAACATAAGCAAAAATTTCAAAGACTTTGAGGTGAGAAATTCTAAGTTTTCTTCCACTCCCATGCTTCTTGAGGTGTCTTCTCATGCACAGTTCTTGTTAGAGAGGGATTCTCCAAGTAAACTACACAAGCTATCGGTTCCGCCCAAAACTCATTTGACATTCTTTTGCTTTTGAACATGTTGTGAGCCATGTCGAGTATGGTTCGATTCTTTCTCTCTGCCACCCCATTTTATTAGGGGGGATCATCACTGTTAATGTAATGATAACTTAGCTTTATTATGCGATTTAGTAGATAATAAGGGCTTAATTTAAGAATTagacttttaattattatttatgcaattatggagatatatttgaattctagatttattaaatatgataaatgtaaaattttatattttttatatttttatgccCAGTAACAGTGGAGTGTGGCATTTGGCCTATAGAGTCACTCAAACAAGGTTTAATATCCTTGTTTTAGTGGGGcaatatttttaaatacttGGAATGTTAGGAGTATCCGGGATTATGATTTTGGACCATATTGCCCCTACATTCTAGGTTACTTCTTAGTGAAGGAAAAtagaaattagtaattttatcatAGTTTGTTTTTTATTAGAAGTTGATTTTatagtaaatcttaagattaattTGTTCAGATTAAgttaaataaaagataagtatttCACTATTATCTCTTATctaaaaatcaaagagaaaaatcattcaaaaaaaaaaaatcaaggagAAAATTAATTCTCTCTGTTCTCTCTTCACATTTGGACCTAAAGAACGCTAAAGGGGAAACtaaatttttacaccaaaatCTTGAGTGTTGGCAGCATGGATTTAAGTAGTTAGCACATGATTAACTTAAGGTAAGCATCTCCTTCCTTTTTTCTTTGTAATTCATATTAAAACAGTTAGGTTTTCATAGTTTTTATGAATTTAGCTTTTATATGTTTGGGTTGCATGGAATTGTTTTTTAAGGTTGTTTTGAGTTTATTCAAGGTTTTTTAAGTAGGTTTCGTTTGGTTATGGGTGAGTTTAAGCTTGATTTGAGTTATTGAACTAAAGCTTAGACCTTCCATGGTggattttgttatagatgcttgttgttgattttttcaGCTGGTTTATGATTATTATGGCTTAATTAGGTAGTCTGGAGAGTTTGGTTTGATTTGGGGTAAAATTGAGTTGATGGTGAAGTTTTTAGGATTTTCTTACGGAAGGCCGATTAACCAATTCTAGCAGTCATGTAGAACCGATTAACCATTTCCCAAGGTAGAACCCTAGGAACTGATTTTCCATTTTTGGAATCTGATTTACTGGTTCTAACAATTGTAGGACACTTTGTGTTTTAGCAAtgttagggtattgccatgataTCTATCGATAACGAtacttttagttttaattttaagtcCCCAAGAATTGATTTAGAGTATCACTTATCAGTTTTACGAATGTTGTGACTTAGAGGCTTGTAAATCGTCGACTAGCAATTTCTACTCAAGTTGACCAGCACACCAAAATTCagaatcaaggtaagattaatataataattacatatattattacatgtttagtgtgcatATTTATGAATGACTGTTAGAGAACATATCAGTAATGGCGGTATTAGTGTACATAGACTTGCGCTAAATACCGATGAATATATGTTTGGCAAAGTACTGATTAATGTTATCACATTGGTGAAACTAATGTACCAAGCATATGCTGATATTATGCTCAATAATTCTGTTgcatgaacgttctagactcagtacgcGTAGGACACGGGATAGAGTTATAATTGGGTGTATGGGCGCATAATTATAatccaatatatatttatgttatgattatgtttttcttactgagtgtcgactcacagttattgtttatatatgtaggtaaaggcaaagctAAGACTGAACAATAGTTAGtacgagcagatgaagattgtacatattggGGTGGttagacctggagtgttcgatcTTCAAAGTAGCAGGTTTTATTTAGTAGTCGTTAGGCGACAACTTTTAtagttacatattttatattacaatTGTAAATTTTAAAGACCGGATCCTAAATTATATAAAgcttttgtttatttaattttgaaggTTAATCAAGAAGGTTTTAACTATCCACATTTTTCCATAAACCCTCTTATTAGCAAAGGAATGCATAGCATTAAGAAATCACGATAACATGCCTAATCTAGTGGGGTTTTACGATTTGGTATGAGAGGCGTTaggttgtcttttgtagattatcacgatatgtacaatcatcatcaaagaTAAGCTTGACTCACGGTTCATTAAGCCTTTTTACGCTTTAGTAGTCTGTTTTGTTAGTAAGTTACATGTTAGTAGCCTAATAACTTCATAGgtacatttattattttatcatgtaaggggtaatttgaatttaatatttattgcaATCTGACAAGGCTAGCTCATTGTTTCCTAGGTTGTTCTAATAGAATGGACGCCAGGCCGAACATGAGAAGCCACTGTAATTTGGTTAGATCTAGTGGCGATTAGGGAGTTCAGTTTTCCCTAAATATTTGTGGCTGAGACAGAGGCCCAAGAGGTAGGGCACGCGGTCAGGGTGATTCTAACCGACCACAGGCTACTTAGGATTGGgaaaataggtttgttaaaatgCGTGCCAGGATCAATGAACAAGATGATGAAATCTAGCGTATAAGACAGCAGGCTGCTCCTGTAATGCCTACTCTTGAGGTGAAGGTTGCCCCTGCCCTTACTATGCAAGTGGGGCCAGTTATCATTACTAACTGAATGGAACCACTTTATGAAAGGTTTtgtaagcaagcacctccattCTTTCTGAGAGGTCCGAATGTTATGAAAGTCGAGCAATGGCTAACTATTATTACCAGGATTATGAATTTTATAGGAGTCACTGGCAACAATAGGGTGGCTTGTGCAACGTTCTAATTCTATGAAGATGCTGCGATGCAGTGGGACATGGTATCCCTCACCTGAGATGTCACTAGAATAACGTGAGAGGAATTTCGAGAGTTATTCAAtgcgaagtactataatgagatAGTTCGTagtgccaagagaaaagagttcacGTAGTTGACTTAGAAAGAAAAGATGACAGTCACGGAGTATACCACATAGTTTAATAGATTAGCTAGGTTGGCtttgggaattgtgccaactcactttagtaagaaagagaagtatcaGGATGGGTTGAATCTCAAGATTAAACACGACCTGATAATTACAACAGACGATACCACTACTTATGTAGAGATGGTAGGAATTCACTATGAGTTGAGGGTCCAATTAAGTGTATCTAAGACTTCTGAGGGACTTAGATTGTTGGTGGAGACACTGCTCCTATTGCCTCTAGTTATGGTAGGGGTGGTAGTGACTCAACCACTAAATAGAAGAGAAAATTTTCATCTGTGAGGTTTTAAGGGAACCAAGATCGTGGTAACCATTAGGGTGGGTTTGAAAGCCCATACACTTACCGAGAATGCCCCAACTGTAAGAAGCATCATTTTGAGTGAGTGTGTCGAGGTTGAGAATGTTTCTAGTGTTGTATAATTAGACATTAGAAAAGAGACTGCCCATAGGTAAAGAAAGAAGAGCAGAAGACAGAGGTGAAGCCCGCTTTAGTAAGGGTGTTTGCTCTTACTAAGGCTAATGCTGAACCTAGCCATTCAGTTGTTATAGGTTAGCTCTCGGTCAAAATCTCTTATTACTCTCATTTGTTTAACTTTGGGGCCACTCATTCTTATATGGCagcctaattaattaatagatttAGTAGGCAATATGATAAAGAGTTTGGAATCTTACTGCTTGGTGCaaaattagttatctccaaaaggtgagttaggtctatgccgattaggattgAGGATAGAGAGTTGAGTCTTTGATCTAGTGGAATTGGCTTTAGTAGATTTTAATATTATACTTGGAATGAATTTCTTGTCCAAGTATACTATTCGTATTGATTGTAAGCAGAAGACGACAAACTTTCAATTCGAGGGTGAGGAACTATTTCTTTTTTATGGGATCAGTTCAGGATTCCCAAATTCTGGTGATCTCAGTGTTGAAAGCCAAAGACTTGTTACAGGAGGGGTGTGTATGGTTTCTGGCAGTGGTGTTTGATACCACTCAACCTGATTTAGTTTGGCTTGAAGACATCAAAGTGGTTTAAGAATTTTAAGATGTGTTTCTAGAAGAACTCCTTGGACTGCCACCACAACGAGAaatagattttgtaattgaCTTAGCACCTAGAGGGACACTACTTTCTAAGacaccatatagaatggctcctaCCAAAACCAAGTAATTAAAGATGCaccttcaggggatgcttgatttAGAGTTTTTGTGGCCTTTGTGTCACCACAGGGAGCTCCGGTGTTGTTTGTTAAGAAGGAGGATGGATCACTTTGCATGTGTATTGACTACAGATAATTAAGCAAGTTGACAATCAAAAATAAGTACCCTCTgtctaggatcgatgacttgttcgatcagcttcaaaaAAAGATAGTCTTCTCTAGGATCGATCTTCGctcgggctatcatcagttgataAAACTGAGAAGAAGACATTCCAAAGTCTGCCTTTTGTACTAGGTATGGCCACTATGAATTCTTAGTTATGtattttggactaaccaattcTCAAGCAACTTTTATGgatcttttgaatagggtattcaaggattttcccaatatatatgttttagtatttatcgatgatatccttgtgtactctcattCAAAAGAAGAGCATGAGTAGCATCTACAAATGGTTTTACAGCGAAAAtgagaacacaagctttatgctaagttTAAGAAATGTAAATTCTGGCTATCCTAAGTGTCATCTTAGGACACATTGTCAGTAtggatggaattatggttgatctgAGAAAGATTGATTCTATTAGGGATTGGCCAAGGCCGAATACAGTCACTGAAGTCAGACGTTttttggatttaactgattattATCAACATTTTGTTGAGGAATTTTCCAAAATGTCAACGCCCTTAACAGAGTTATTAACTAAAAAGAATGAACAGTTTATATGGATAGACAAGTGTGAAGGAAGTTTCTAAGAGCTGAAGCAGCATTTGATCACATCTCCGGTACTAGCATTATCGTTACATTAGGAgaagtttgtggtttattgtgacgTGTACAAACAAGGTCTAGGTGTATTTTAATGTAAGCTAATAAGGTTATCACTTATGTTTCACGTCAATTGAAGGAGTACGATTAGCGATACCCAACTTGTGACCTAGAGCTTGCTATAGTGGtgtttgcattgaagatctagCGACACTATCTCTATGGAGAAAAGTATGAAATTTACACCGATCATAAGagcctcaaatatttctttactaaaaaaaaattcaatatgaGATAGAGGCGGTAGTTAGAGTTGATTAAAGATTATaattgtgaaattatctatcATCCCAGAATGGCCAATGTAGCGGCAGATGCTTCGAGTAGGAAAGTAGCCAGGCAGGTACAAAACATGATTATTATTTTGCCTCAGTTGGGAGATGACATAGTCAGATTGGGTATTGAGTTTGTTGTGGGCAAACTAAATAATTTGACACTGTAATTGGATTTCTAGATAGAGTTAAAGCTGCTCAGTTAGTAGATCCATAattagttaaagttcgagaagAAGTTCTAGCTGGTCAAGCTAAGGATTTCACAATGTCAAGTAATGGAATCCTACTTTATAAAACTCGAGTTTGTGTTtcaaatagtgtggaacttagaaagaAAATTCTCAATGAAGCACATACAACTCCCTATTCATTACACCTTGCACTACCAAAATATATCAGGACTTAAAGCCCTTGTATTGGTAGTGCGATATGAAAAAGCTTGTGAGAGAATACATATCTCGATGCTTGACTTGTCAATAGAGTAAAGTTGAACACCAGAGATGCGGGATTGTTGCAGCCTTTGACTCTTCCtaagtggaagtgggaggatgtCACCATGGATTTCATGGTTGGATTTCTTAGAACCACAAGTATGTTCAATTCCATATGGGTAGTTATGGACAGATTTATCAGGTTAGtacactttctaccagtgaaaacAATGTACAAAGTAGATTAGTATGTAGAACTCTATGTAAAGGAAATAGTAAGATTGTATGGGGCTCCAAAGTCTATTGTATCAAGCAGGGATCTGAAGTTTAGTTCCATGTTTTGAGAAAGTCTCCAGAGAGccatgggtacaaaactgaagtTCAGTACAACCTTTTATCTCTAAACAAATCGTCAGTCTGAGAGGATAATCTAAATATTAAAAGATATGTTACGAGCTTGTGcgatggat from Cannabis sativa cultivar Pink pepper isolate KNU-18-1 chromosome 2, ASM2916894v1, whole genome shotgun sequence encodes:
- the LOC133034310 gene encoding uncharacterized mitochondrial protein AtMg00810-like, encoding MDYSNPVSRQIECGVKLSKHDEGEKVDPTFFKSLVGCLRYLTCTRTDILYDLGIVSRYMKAPTVIHLKNRKRILRYIKGTTIYGLFYSSFNNYEIVGYSDSDGSGYLDDKKSTTGFVFFMTNTSFTWMSKKQSYKHVKLTMLIANQHLH